Genomic DNA from Acidimicrobiales bacterium:
GACGTCGTCGAGGAGACCGTCAATCGCTACGTCTCGACCGTCTACGAGACCAATACCGAGATCACTCAGAACATCGTCGACAACGCCCGTCACGTCGACCTCGACGTGGAGGGCGAGGTCCATGGTGATCTCGAGGTCACCGACGAGTCGACCAACGTCAGCGCCCAGGGCGCTGGTTCGGCAGCAGCGGGTGGCGACCAGACCGGTGTCGCCACCGGCGACGCCGCAGTGGCGGCCGGCGACGACATCGACGATGCCAACATCGCAACCGGTGATGGCGCCGTGGCGTTCGACGGAGCGAACGACGGTGTCGTGTCGACCGGTGTGAACGAGGGGATCATCGCCGATGGTTCGGCCGAGGGCGCGGTCGTCGGCGACGACAACATCGTCAACAACATCGAGGGCAGTGGCAACACGATCGGTGATGGCAACGTCGACTCCGACATCGACGTCGACGGCGACGCCGTGATCGGCGACGGCAATCAGACCGTCCAGGGATCCGACGATGTCAACGCCGGCTTCGGTTCGGGCGACGTGGTCGATGCCGAGGACGCAGCGATCGGGGGCGACGGCGACACCCAGATCGCCTTCGGCGGCGGGTCCAACGCCAATCAGGACAACGACACCACGATCGACAACTCGGTGAACGATTCGTTCAACGACGAGAGCGTCGAGGGCACGGCGGTTGTCGACAACTCGACCAACGACTCGTTCAATGTCGACGAGTCGGTCGATGTCGAGATCGAGACCGACATCGTCGACAGCTTCGAGACCGACAACTCGATCGATGATTCGTTCGACACCGAGGACTCGTTCAACGAGGACTTCGAGCAGACCATCGATGCCGAGGACTCCACGGTCAGCGACGTCGAGATCGAGGACTGATCGAGTCAGCCGGGGCGGCTGGCGAGCACTTGCACGACCGCACCATCACCGGTGTGGCCAGGACCCTCGATCACCGGCCGGACGAATTCCTCGCCGTGCTCGATCGTGAGTCCAACGAGTTCGTTGCGGAGACCGGCGAGGGTCATCGTCAGTTCGGGGACGGGTGGACCGCCGGTGCCTCGGCCGATCTGGTCCGGCGTGTACGCCTCGAGGATGAGGCGGCCGCCGGGCCGCAGGGCGGTGGCGAGTGCGCCGTGGACTCGAGCCCGGATCGGAGGTGGGGTGTGGGCGAAGATCGAAACGATCAGGTCCCACCTCGCAACGCCCAGGTCGAAGGTGGCAAGGTCGGCGACGACGGTGGTGAGCGGCACGCCACGGTCGGCCGCCAACCGGGCGGCCTTGGCCATGCCCGACGAGGTCAGGTCGACCGACGTGACCCGGTGACCGAGCCTGGCCAGGTGGACGCCGTTGCGGCCCTCGCCGTCGGCCAGACACAGGACGTCG
This window encodes:
- a CDS encoding class I SAM-dependent methyltransferase, which translates into the protein MSSPSDRPDPAAVWEARYGADDDYWYGTEPNDFLAASAVTLPIGDVLCLADGEGRNGVHLARLGHRVTSVDLTSSGMAKAARLAADRGVPLTTVVADLATFDLGVARWDLIVSIFAHTPPPIRARVHGALATALRPGGRLILEAYTPDQIGRGTGGPPVPELTMTLAGLRNELVGLTIEHGEEFVRPVIEGPGHTGDGAVVQVLASRPG